A window of the Emys orbicularis isolate rEmyOrb1 chromosome 1, rEmyOrb1.hap1, whole genome shotgun sequence genome harbors these coding sequences:
- the CD4 gene encoding T-cell surface glycoprotein CD4, which produces MDPFSVMANSILAIFSVMQLGLIPIMAEGETTVFGAVGEQVILPCIDKSHSDGVTWKYNDLVVIQHQTRLLRGKTPLVSRSELNKQEMYKGNFSLILSQLEHSDAGKYFCVVGSRTFKVQLQVFEVTGSPSGYLLQGDNLTLSIQGSSSASVTWSNNRKDKVTATQSRELKNGGLSLQIHNLQAEDSGTWRCHITSLSAKLDIPYKVLVIGFHNLNQETLYKAVNSSVSFSYSLSTHLLQIRELEYVRGGLEWKEMISSKYLEKFNFNVTSKELLLSKQMANMQVTWKPSNHLEVKLRRVQFKDAGWYQCQFTVSRGRVEKAIHLVVMTVSADPVGPLSKWANVTLLCKLSAPIPPNAQLFWEHVNGTEKKLNMSGHSEVKVKTKTVGLWRCSLKVENNMMTSIDYTVVKAAEWNSYVLIGAGVGAGIVLLLLASLCTFICTARQRRRRRAEKMARARRDLIERRTCQCQRQLKNDYSNA; this is translated from the exons ATGGATCCATTCTCCGTCATGGCAAACAGCATCCTTGCTATCTTCTCTGTGATGCAGCTCG GTCTGATCCCCATTATGGCTGAGGGAGAGACAACAGTGTTTGGTGCTGTTGGGGAACAGGTGATCCTGCCCTGTATTGACAAATCCCACAGTGATGGGGTGACCTGGAAATACAATGACCTAGTTGTGATCCAGCATCAGACGCGCCTCTTGAGAG GCAAAACTCCATTGGTCAGTCGATCTGAATTAAATAAGCAGGAGATGTACAAGGGGAACTTCTCCCTGATACTGTCACAGCTGGAGCACTCTGATGCTGGCAAGTACTTCTGTGTAGTCGGTTCCAGAACTTTCAAGGTCCAGTTGCAGGTGTTTGAAG tTACAGGCTCTCCTAGTGGCTACCTCCTGCAGGGTGACAATCTCACGCTGAGCATACAAGGTTCCTCAAGTGCCAGCGTCACCTGGTCCAACAACCGCAAGGACAAAGTGACAGCCACTCAGTCAAGAGAATTGAAGAATGGTGGACTCAGTCTGCAGATACACAACCTCCAGGCTGAGGACAGTGGAACCTGGAGGTGCCACATCACATCCCTGTCTGCTAAGCTGGACATACCCTATAAGGTGCTGGTGATAG GTTTTCATAATTTGAACCAGGAGACGCTCTACAAAGCTGTTAATTCTTCTGTGTCCTTCTCCTACTCTCTGAGCACTCACCTGCTGCAGATAAGAGAGCTGGAGTATGTCAGGGGAGGCTTGGAGTGGAAAGAGATGATAAGCAGCAAGTACCTGGAGAAGTTTAACTTCAATGTCACCTCTAAAGAGCTGCTCTTGTCTAAGCAAATGGCCAACATGCAGGTTACATGGAAACCCAGCAATCACCTGGAAGTGAAACTGCGCAGAGTCCAGTTCAAGGATGCTGGATGGTATCAGTGCCAGTTCACAGTCAGCCGTGGCCGTGTGGAGAAGGCCATCCACCTGGTGGTGATGACAG TCTCTGCTGACCCTGTTGGGCCGCTCTCCAAATGGGCTAACGTGACCCTGCTCTGCAAGCTCTCGGCTCCTATCCCACCTAATGCCCAGCTGTTCTGGGAGCATGTGAATGGGACTGAGAAGAAATTAAATATGTCAGGACACAGTGAGGTGAAGGTGAAGACCAAGACTGTGGGGCTGTGGAGATGCAGCCTTAAGGTGGAGAATAACATGATGACCAGCATTGACTACACTGTGG TGAAGGCTGCTGAATGGAATAGCTATGTGCTGATCGGGGCAGGAGTTGGAGCCGGCATAGTGCTGCTTCTCCTTGCAAGCCTATGTACTTTCATCTGTACTGCCCGGCAGCGGAGGAGG